Genomic segment of Longimicrobiaceae bacterium:
AACGGTACGGCTGTCGGCCTCCGTCCGGGGTCTCCCCGCCCGCGGAGGGAGCCTCGCAAACCGCCGCGAGTCTCCCTCCGCACGTTTTGTGGCGTGCTGCGCACGGCATCCGCACCGGACGTGCATTCCGTCGCCCATCGCCCCGGCGGATACGGTTCCGGTTTCGCGACGCGGCCATCCGGTGCTCCGCGAGATCGACGGGAAAGCCGCCACTCCCTGCTCTGCTCCTCGCTGGTGTTGTGGCCTGGCCGGAGCGCGGCACTGGCGCATGTTCTGACTTTTCACGACATTTAAACGCTTGCCCGCCAAGTGGGGGGTGGCGCAACCGGCCCGCCGCGGGTACCGCGCAGACCGCATCCACCGCCCGCATCCGCCGAACCTTCAGCTTCCGTCCATGGCCTCCGAAGCCCTGCCCCACCCCGGCGACGACCTACCCGCCACCGATCCCGCTGCGGGCCAGGCGAGCGCCGGCGCGGACGCGGCGGACGGGGTTTCGGCAGTATCGGACGAGGTGGACGGCGTAGCGGCCGGATCGGACGTGGGCGAGGACGTCGGGGAAGCTCCGGCCCCAGTTGCCTACGCCGCGCCACGGGCGGGGCTGGAGGAGATGCTGGCTGGCATCTGGGGCGAGGTGCTGGGGGTGGAGCGCGTGGGCGCGAACGACAACTTCTTCGACCTGGGCGGGCGCTCGGTGCTGCTGGTGCAGATCCACGAGCGCGTGAAGGAAGCGATGGGGCGCGACGTGCCAATGGTCGCTTTCTTCAAGCACCCCACCGTCCGCGCCCTCGCCGACTACCTCGCCGCCGAGCCCGCCGGGGAGGGCGAAGACGAAGAGACCACGCGCACCGGCCAGACCCGTGCCGACAGCCGCCGCGAGCTCCGCAGCCGCCGCCGCGACCGCCGCGGCTGAACGCCCGCCGCCCGTCGCCCGAACCTCCAGGCACCGCGACACCGCTGCCGACTGGTAGGGCGCGGACCTGCGTGTCCGCCCGCGCCGCCGTCGCGCGGATGCCCGGATCGCGATGATCGCCGCCGCATCGATGGACGACGCAATCGGCCGCGAAAACGGCGCGTGCTGGGGCATCGTCGCCGCGGAATGGCGGGCCCACACACAGGTGGGGCCCTAACGGCGGACGCCGCCGCGCATCCGCGGAGGCCGCGGC
This window contains:
- a CDS encoding phosphopantetheine-binding protein; translation: MASEALPHPGDDLPATDPAAGQASAGADAADGVSAVSDEVDGVAAGSDVGEDVGEAPAPVAYAAPRAGLEEMLAGIWGEVLGVERVGANDNFFDLGGRSVLLVQIHERVKEAMGRDVPMVAFFKHPTVRALADYLAAEPAGEGEDEETTRTGQTRADSRRELRSRRRDRRG